The Populus trichocarpa isolate Nisqually-1 chromosome 2, P.trichocarpa_v4.1, whole genome shotgun sequence genome has a window encoding:
- the LOC7488602 gene encoding uncharacterized protein LOC7488602: MACTIDLRFLDEGFGGKTYKRKREHEALQLITTETTTADASMEIDAPPAKRSAIPSTDNPDKPVAVGKPTYDGVIAGKVSGRNWKQPRKQRASAKQVSKRGTNFEERQKEKEIKKAYRERKNELKEEIRKNKVEKRKMREEREKRKQENILRSGTKLQKITNPKTLKKIAKSKDRKMLKVVPDELVNNNKKKNANKKD; the protein is encoded by the coding sequence ATGGCTTGCACGATAGACTTACGCTTCCTTGACGAAGGCTTCGGCGGCAAGACCTACAAGCGTAAACGCGAACATGAAGCGCTTCAACTAATCACCACCGAAACCACAACCGCCGATGCATCGATGGAGATCGACGCACCACCGGCAAAGCGATCGGCAATACCTTCAACGGATAATCCAGACAAACCGGTAGCCGTGGGAAAGCCAACATACGATGGGGTCATCGCAGGGAAGGTGTCTGGACGGAACTGGAAGCAACCGAGGAAACAGAGAGCGTCGGCGAAGCAAGTGAGCAAGAGGGGCACGAATTTCGAGGAGAGgcagaaggagaaggagataAAGAAAGCATACAGAGAGAGGAAGAATGAGTTGAAGGAGGAGATTAGGAAGAATAAGGTGGAGAAGAGGAAgatgagagaagaaagagagaagaggaagCAGGAGAATATATTGAGGTCTGGTACTAAGTTGCAGAAGATCACTAACCCTAAAACTCTCAAGAAGATTGCTAAGTCTAAGGATAGGAAGATGCTTAAGGTTGTGCCTGATGAGCTTgttaacaacaacaagaagaagaatgctAACAAGAAGGAttag